In uncultured Bacteroides sp., one genomic interval encodes:
- a CDS encoding saccharopine dehydrogenase family protein, with protein MGRVLIIGAGGVGTVVAHKVAQNADVFTDIMLASRTKSKCDAIAKAIGGDRIKTAQVDADNVDELVALFNDFKPEIVINVALPYQDLTIMDACLKAGVNYLDTANYEPKDEAHFEYSWQWAYQDKFKEAGLTAILGCGFDPGVSGVYTAYAAKHHFDEIHYLDIVDCNAGDHHKAFATNFNPEINIREVTQKGKYYENGEWVVTEPHQIHKPLNYPNIGPKESYVIYHEELESLVKNYPTLKRARFWMTFGQEYLTHLRVIQNIGMARIDEIDYNGQKIVPIQFLKAVLPNPGELGENYTGETSIGCRIRGIKDGKECTYYVYNNCSHEAAYKETGAQGVSYTTGVPAMIGAMMFLKGEWKNPGVNNVEDFNPDPFMEQLNKQGLPWVEVFDGDLEL; from the coding sequence TATTTACAGATATCATGTTGGCTAGCCGTACAAAATCGAAATGTGATGCCATAGCTAAAGCTATAGGTGGAGACAGAATAAAAACGGCTCAGGTTGATGCCGATAATGTAGATGAACTGGTTGCTTTATTCAATGATTTCAAACCTGAAATCGTAATCAACGTAGCCCTTCCTTATCAGGACCTTACCATTATGGATGCCTGTCTGAAGGCAGGAGTTAACTACCTTGATACAGCTAACTACGAACCAAAGGATGAAGCTCACTTTGAATACAGCTGGCAATGGGCTTATCAAGATAAGTTCAAAGAAGCCGGACTGACTGCTATCTTAGGATGTGGTTTCGACCCGGGAGTAAGTGGAGTATATACTGCTTATGCAGCTAAACATCACTTCGACGAAATTCATTATCTGGATATCGTAGACTGTAATGCAGGCGATCATCACAAAGCATTTGCTACTAACTTCAATCCGGAAATCAATATCCGTGAGGTTACTCAGAAAGGAAAATATTACGAAAATGGTGAATGGGTGGTTACTGAACCTCATCAGATTCATAAGCCATTGAATTATCCAAATATCGGTCCTAAAGAATCTTACGTAATTTACCACGAAGAGCTTGAATCTCTGGTTAAGAACTATCCAACATTGAAGCGTGCTCGTTTCTGGATGACTTTCGGTCAGGAATATCTTACTCACTTACGTGTTATCCAGAACATTGGTATGGCTCGTATTGATGAGATAGATTACAACGGACAAAAGATTGTTCCTATTCAGTTCCTTAAGGCAGTTCTTCCTAATCCGGGAGAACTTGGTGAAAACTATACAGGAGAAACGTCTATCGGTTGCCGTATCCGCGGTATCAAAGATGGTAAAGAATGTACTTATTACGTATATAACAATTGTAGCCACGAAGCAGCTTATAAAGAAACAGGCGCTCAGGGTGTAAGTTATACAACAGGTGTTCCTGCCATGATTGGAGCTATGATGTTCCTTAAAGGCGAATGGAAAAACCCTGGAGTAAATAACGTAGAAGACTTTAATCCGGATCCATTCATGGAACAACTAAACAAACAAGGTTTACCTTGGGTAGAGGTGTTCGACGGAGATTTGGAACTTTAA
- a CDS encoding DUF4252 domain-containing protein, producing the protein MVKKYFLCISLFLVAQLSLGQNIEKLFKEFSDAPNVENVKLDKSMMTLAKSFAKGDDLGGVKDIDSLQVLDLSKCTSEIKDKFAEMVKTLNAEGYETLVRSNENGENVRVLVKMNNGDISELVVVTTGKEAALVKIKGKFNKSDISKLTNKQ; encoded by the coding sequence ATGGTAAAGAAGTATTTTTTGTGTATCTCACTTTTCCTGGTAGCTCAATTGAGTCTTGGCCAGAATATTGAAAAGTTGTTTAAAGAGTTTTCTGATGCACCTAACGTTGAGAATGTAAAACTAGATAAGTCTATGATGACGCTGGCAAAATCTTTTGCTAAAGGTGATGATTTGGGTGGTGTAAAAGACATCGACTCTTTACAGGTACTTGATCTGAGCAAATGCACATCGGAGATTAAAGATAAATTTGCCGAAATGGTAAAAACCTTGAATGCTGAAGGATATGAAACATTAGTTCGCTCAAATGAAAACGGCGAAAATGTAAGAGTATTGGTTAAGATGAACAACGGAGACATCAGCGAATTGGTAGTTGTTACAACCGGCAAAGAAGCTGCTTTAGTTAAGATTAAAGGCAAATTTAATAAATCGGATATATCCAAACTTACTAATAAGCAATGA
- a CDS encoding RNA polymerase sigma factor — translation MDAESFKKQYLPHHQKLYRIAYKLLGNQCDAEDMVQEAYLKLWNKREELAEIRNPESFSVILLKNICFDYLRSTKNESETQDIEVVSKSNETSLINEIEIKDELNCVKQLITQLPGKQQEVMKLRHLSECSIEEIEQITGLNAINIRVLISRARKTIREQFNILRQ, via the coding sequence ATGGATGCCGAAAGCTTCAAAAAACAATATCTTCCACATCATCAAAAGCTTTACAGGATTGCCTATAAGCTTTTGGGAAATCAGTGCGATGCGGAAGATATGGTACAAGAAGCGTATCTAAAGTTATGGAATAAACGGGAAGAGCTCGCAGAAATCAGAAATCCGGAATCATTTAGCGTTATCTTACTCAAAAACATATGTTTTGATTATCTTCGCTCAACTAAAAATGAGAGCGAAACTCAGGATATAGAAGTGGTAAGTAAATCAAATGAAACATCTCTGATCAACGAGATAGAAATTAAAGACGAGCTAAACTGTGTAAAACAGCTCATCACACAATTGCCGGGAAAGCAACAGGAGGTGATGAAATTAAGACATCTGAGCGAATGTTCTATTGAAGAGATTGAACAGATAACCGGACTTAATGCCATCAACATAAGAGTTCTGATATCAAGAGCCAGAAAAACGATACGCGAACAATTTAATATATTGAGACAATGA
- a CDS encoding putative sulfate exporter family transporter, whose protein sequence is MDALVQFLKDNNKVIYVALLAFCFLPFVTPPVALLTGLVFALVCGKAFPKFNKQSSKYLLQFSVVGLGFGMNLHQAIASGKDGMIFTIISVVGTLLLGTFIARRMRVDKKTGYLISSGTAICGGSAIAAVAPVIKADDGQISVSLGTVFILNAIALFLFPVLGHLLGLTQHQFGLWSAIAIHDTSSVVGAGAAYGQEALQVATTVKLTRALWIIPVSIATSFIFKSKSEKMYTPWFIFFFILAMLANTFFSLPTVLTTSLVWLARKGLTLTLFFIGASLSRDVLKSVGFRPMVQGVLLWIVISISSLTYILFVG, encoded by the coding sequence ATGGATGCACTTGTTCAGTTTTTGAAGGATAACAATAAGGTTATCTATGTAGCACTGCTTGCTTTTTGTTTTTTACCATTCGTAACTCCTCCTGTTGCTTTATTGACTGGTTTGGTTTTTGCATTGGTTTGTGGTAAGGCTTTTCCTAAGTTCAATAAACAATCATCAAAGTATCTTTTGCAGTTTTCGGTGGTAGGTCTGGGGTTTGGCATGAATCTTCATCAGGCTATAGCCTCTGGAAAAGATGGTATGATATTTACTATTATATCAGTTGTAGGTACATTACTCTTGGGAACCTTTATAGCCAGACGTATGAGGGTTGATAAGAAAACCGGCTATCTTATCAGTTCGGGAACTGCTATTTGCGGAGGAAGTGCTATAGCGGCAGTAGCTCCGGTTATAAAAGCAGATGATGGACAGATTTCGGTTTCGTTAGGTACGGTTTTTATTCTGAATGCGATAGCTCTTTTTCTTTTTCCGGTACTAGGTCATTTATTAGGTCTTACACAGCATCAGTTTGGTTTATGGTCAGCCATTGCTATTCATGACACAAGTTCTGTGGTTGGAGCCGGTGCTGCTTATGGTCAGGAAGCATTGCAAGTAGCTACTACTGTGAAACTAACAAGAGCTTTGTGGATTATCCCTGTATCTATTGCTACTTCTTTTATCTTTAAGAGTAAGTCCGAAAAGATGTATACTCCATGGTTTATTTTCTTTTTTATTCTGGCTATGCTTGCTAATACATTCTTCTCTTTGCCGACTGTTCTCACTACAAGTCTGGTGTGGCTGGCTCGTAAAGGATTAACCTTAACTCTTTTCTTTATTGGTGCATCACTTTCAAGAGATGTATTAAAGAGCGTAGGCTTTCGTCCAATGGTTCAAGGTGTTCTTCTTTGGATTGTGATAAGTATTTCTTCTTTGACTTATATTCTTTTTGTAGGGTAA
- the bcp gene encoding thioredoxin-dependent thiol peroxidase has product MNVGDKAPDILGINEKGEEISLSNYKGKKVVLYFYPKDNTSGCTAQACSLRDNYTELRKAGYEVIGVSVDNEKSHQKFIEKNELPFTLIADTEKKLVEQFGVWAEKKMYGRSYMGTLRTTFIINEEGIIERIITPKEVSTKNHAQQIL; this is encoded by the coding sequence ATGAATGTAGGAGATAAAGCCCCTGATATACTGGGAATAAACGAAAAAGGCGAAGAAATTAGCCTTAGCAATTACAAGGGAAAGAAAGTGGTATTATACTTCTATCCAAAAGATAATACTTCGGGATGCACAGCTCAGGCTTGCAGCCTCCGGGATAATTATACCGAACTAAGAAAAGCCGGATATGAAGTAATTGGGGTAAGTGTAGATAATGAGAAATCTCATCAGAAATTTATCGAGAAGAATGAACTTCCTTTTACTTTGATTGCTGACACAGAAAAGAAACTGGTAGAACAATTTGGTGTGTGGGCCGAAAAGAAAATGTATGGCAGATCTTATATGGGAACATTAAGAACTACTTTCATTATTAATGAAGAAGGAATTATTGAGCGCATTATTACACCTAAAGAAGTGAGCACCAAGAATCATGCTCAACAAATTTTATAA
- a CDS encoding DUF4252 domain-containing protein has translation MKIKHVLFAILMCCTSIAFAQNKLIDKYADMDGVTSVFISKTMLQMMPNMKTEGLDIGGIAGKLESIVILTSEKAAISNMMKSEIHNYVSNKRYEELMRVREEGSHVTIYIKKKANKKIGELVMFVDEKPEFVFIQMTGDMTLQDIQNITKGKK, from the coding sequence ATGAAAATAAAACATGTATTATTTGCAATATTAATGTGCTGCACCAGCATTGCATTTGCGCAGAATAAACTCATCGACAAATATGCCGATATGGATGGAGTAACTTCCGTTTTTATATCTAAGACTATGCTTCAGATGATGCCTAATATGAAAACAGAAGGACTGGATATAGGTGGAATAGCAGGAAAACTTGAATCAATAGTAATATTGACCAGCGAAAAAGCTGCCATCTCAAACATGATGAAAAGTGAGATTCATAACTATGTCAGTAATAAAAGATATGAAGAGCTAATGCGTGTAAGAGAAGAAGGCTCTCATGTTACTATTTACATTAAAAAGAAAGCTAATAAAAAAATAGGTGAACTGGTTATGTTTGTAGATGAAAAACCTGAGTTTGTATTTATACAGATGACTGGCGATATGACGCTTCAGGATATTCAGAATATTACCAAGGGCAAAAAGTAA
- the recA gene encoding recombinase RecA — protein sequence MAKKNSDELNFETNMASSEKLKALQAAMDKIEKSYGKGSIMKLGDDNVQEVEVIPTGSIALNVALGVGGYPKGRVIEIYGPESSGKTTLAIHAIAQAQKAGGIAAIIDAEHAFDRFYAAKLGVDIDNLLISQPDNGEQALEIADQLIRSSAVDIVVIDSVAALTPKAEIEGDMGENKMGLQARLMSQALRKLTGTISKTKTTCIFINQLREKIGVMFGNPETTTGGNALKFYASVRLDIRRTSQLKDGDEIIGNQTRVKVVKNKVAPPFRKAEFDIMFGEGISRSGEIIDLGAELGVIKKSGSWYSYNDTKLAQGRDGAKQVISDNPELADELEGLIFEKLKENKA from the coding sequence ATGGCAAAGAAAAATAGCGATGAATTAAATTTTGAAACAAATATGGCATCAAGCGAAAAATTAAAAGCCTTACAGGCTGCCATGGATAAGATAGAAAAAAGCTACGGCAAAGGTTCTATCATGAAACTCGGCGATGATAATGTACAGGAAGTAGAAGTAATCCCTACCGGTTCTATTGCGTTAAATGTAGCATTAGGAGTTGGTGGATATCCTAAAGGAAGGGTTATTGAAATCTACGGTCCTGAATCTTCTGGTAAAACAACACTTGCAATTCATGCCATTGCTCAGGCTCAGAAAGCCGGAGGTATTGCAGCAATCATTGATGCTGAGCATGCTTTCGACCGCTTCTATGCTGCGAAACTTGGTGTAGATATTGATAACCTTTTAATTTCACAACCGGATAACGGTGAACAGGCATTGGAGATCGCAGATCAACTTATCCGTTCTTCTGCTGTTGACATTGTTGTAATCGACTCTGTTGCTGCATTGACTCCAAAAGCTGAAATAGAAGGCGACATGGGAGAAAATAAAATGGGACTTCAGGCTCGTTTAATGTCTCAGGCTTTACGTAAGCTAACTGGTACTATCAGCAAGACAAAAACAACTTGTATCTTCATTAACCAGTTGCGTGAAAAGATTGGTGTAATGTTTGGTAACCCTGAAACTACAACCGGTGGTAACGCTTTGAAGTTCTATGCTTCTGTACGTTTGGATATCCGTCGTACAAGTCAGCTTAAAGATGGTGATGAAATTATCGGTAATCAGACTCGTGTAAAAGTAGTAAAGAATAAAGTTGCTCCTCCATTCCGTAAAGCTGAGTTCGATATTATGTTTGGCGAAGGTATCTCTCGTTCAGGAGAAATAATTGACCTTGGTGCCGAACTTGGAGTTATCAAGAAGAGCGGTTCATGGTATAGCTACAATGATACTAAACTTGCTCAGGGAAGAGATGGTGCAAAACAGGTTATCAGTGATAATCCTGAACTAGCTGACGAACTGGAAGGTTTAATCTTTGAAAAACTGAAAGAGAATAAGGCATAA
- a CDS encoding TetR/AcrR family transcriptional regulator, with protein MKETEDKILFGAFKLFLTKNFEKVTIADLEKALGLSRGAIFYYMKNKEELFIKVIDRYILSPHNIETKFATFKDSSLIDFIDFYIEGINRTMKSLGACGVENMSRCYFNLIFQAIQYYPDFGTHIAKVFDSELELWKRVISNALKSGEIRPEYDLDYVAMHFRYIYSGLSFEMCLKNGLDTTLLKDIFMKYYNEIKA; from the coding sequence GTGAAAGAAACTGAAGACAAAATACTATTTGGTGCATTCAAACTTTTTCTGACCAAAAACTTTGAGAAAGTCACAATCGCAGATTTGGAAAAAGCCCTAGGATTAAGTCGTGGAGCCATCTTTTACTACATGAAAAATAAGGAAGAACTTTTCATAAAAGTTATCGATAGATACATATTATCACCTCATAATATTGAAACAAAATTTGCTACATTCAAAGATTCCAGCCTGATTGACTTTATAGATTTCTATATTGAGGGGATTAATAGAACAATGAAATCACTAGGTGCTTGTGGCGTAGAAAATATGAGCAGATGTTACTTCAATCTTATATTTCAGGCAATACAATACTATCCTGATTTTGGTACACATATAGCTAAGGTCTTCGATAGTGAACTGGAATTGTGGAAAAGAGTCATCAGCAACGCACTAAAATCGGGAGAGATTAGACCAGAATACGATCTTGATTATGTTGCTATGCATTTCAGATATATTTATTCGGGACTATCATTTGAGATGTGTTTAAAGAACGGACTAGACACTACCCTCTTGAAAGATATATTTATGAAATACTATAATGAGATTAAAGCATAA
- a CDS encoding radical SAM protein, translating to MCYFSDSESKTKEHKKIDAEDIELIADSIFHRALKLQIGCGAEPTLYKNLLKIISLGKQHHIPYISITTNGALITKDLLSKYAEAGLNEITLSLHGLKKETYDFFMTNGNFEHIPELLKNIAEVKQTYPDLKLRINYTINQDNLYDLVEFNNLFNKVPLDIIQLRPIQKIGNSVYNNFSTQTIVDNYECIITPIINECKRKGIICIAPSKKNILVTEKAKESDNSIEEATYCYISPTTCWQEDFDYKSENFESYSKRKRVSLQLFKSIFITPKKKKKRCYNQIELFY from the coding sequence ATGTGCTATTTCAGCGATTCCGAATCAAAAACAAAAGAACACAAAAAGATAGATGCTGAAGATATTGAATTGATTGCTGATTCAATATTCCACCGGGCACTAAAACTACAGATTGGTTGTGGAGCTGAACCTACATTGTACAAAAATCTCCTGAAAATTATATCTTTGGGAAAGCAACATCACATTCCATATATTTCAATAACTACAAACGGAGCTCTTATTACCAAAGATCTTCTAAGTAAATATGCCGAAGCAGGATTAAATGAGATCACGTTATCCTTGCATGGTCTTAAGAAAGAGACCTACGATTTTTTCATGACTAACGGTAATTTTGAACATATACCAGAACTACTTAAAAATATTGCTGAAGTAAAGCAGACATATCCGGATCTTAAGCTACGGATTAATTATACAATTAACCAGGATAATTTATATGATTTAGTAGAATTCAATAATCTGTTCAACAAAGTTCCTTTAGATATTATTCAATTAAGGCCCATCCAAAAAATAGGTAATTCTGTTTATAACAATTTTTCAACCCAAACTATTGTTGACAATTACGAATGTATAATTACGCCAATAATTAATGAATGCAAAAGAAAGGGCATTATATGTATTGCTCCTTCTAAGAAAAACATTCTCGTAACCGAAAAGGCAAAAGAGTCTGATAATTCAATTGAGGAAGCTACCTACTGTTATATTTCCCCTACTACATGTTGGCAAGAAGACTTTGATTACAAGAGTGAGAATTTTGAATCGTACTCTAAACGAAAAAGAGTAAGTCTGCAACTATTTAAAAGCATCTTTATAACCCCAAAAAAGAAAAAAAAAAGATGTTACAACCAAATTGAATTATTCTATTAA